In Trifolium pratense cultivar HEN17-A07 linkage group LG7, ARS_RC_1.1, whole genome shotgun sequence, a genomic segment contains:
- the LOC123897127 gene encoding uncharacterized protein LOC123897127 isoform X1 — protein sequence MDLMGGHGILKRCQEIHTILSFKKKTHINSFTGVKKFTQSSLSRRKLTSILSQFQKMDHQNVGHHQVDQNLRPIVEPYLPQNPHFNQAVPLIGQNLMPIIVYQPYHIPLAVPLIGQNLMPIIVYQPYHIPLAVPLIGQNLMPIIVYQPYHIPLAESQNLNPMAQPYFPQPYHIPLAESQNLNPMAQPYLGSENIPGPSHAQTQAGPSQPQNEKPRGLPHVPAGRDYVIKPGHMFSKRYEDLFPEQYKDCANCRPNNNHFSFRANLVQPEDICVRCLVAVGHWSKDLYADYIDVKKQNSAFSAHSKITYKTELCKFHPNCNEGVDCVNAHGEADRRVNQLELNPHVLAAVMSVVEDDNPE from the exons GTGTCAAGAAATTCACACAATCCTCTCTTTCAAGAAGAAAACTCACATCAATTCTTTCACAG TTTCAAAAAATGGATCATCAGAATGTAGGTCATCATCAGGTAGACCAGAACCTTAGGCCTATAGTGGAGCCATACCTCCCCCAAAATCCTCACTTTAATCAAG CTGTTCCGTTGATTGGCCAAAATCTGATGCCAATAATAGTCTATCAGCCATATCATATTCCTTTGG CTGTTCCGTTGATTGGCCAAAATCTGATGCCAATAATAGTCTATCAGCCATATCATATTCCTTTGG CTGTTCCATTGATTGGCCAAAATCTGATGCCAATAATAGTCTATCAGCCATATCATATTCCTTTAG CAGAATCTCAGAATTTAAATCCTATGGCCCAACCGTACTTTCCACAACCATATCATATTCCTTTAG CAGAATCTCAGAATTTAAATCCTATGGCCCAACCCTACTTAGGATCTGAGAACATACCGGGACCCTCTCATGCCCAAACTCAAGCTGGACCGTCACAACCTCAAAATGAGAAGCCAAGAGGCTTACCTCACGTACCTGCAG GAAGAGACTATGTGATCAAGCCTGGTCATATGTTCTCAAAACGTTACGAAGATTTGTTTCCAGAACAGTACAAAGATTGTGCTAACTGTAGGCCAAACAACAATCATTTTTCGTTTCGTGCAAATTTGGTGCAGCCGGAGGACATTTGCGTTCGGTGTTTAGTTGCTGTTGGGCACTGGTCCAAAGACCTATATGCTGATTATATTGATGTGAAGAAACAAAATAGTGCTTTCTCAGCCCATTCGAAG ATTACATACAAAACAGAGTTATGTAAGTTTCATCCCAACTGCAATGAAGGTGTTGATTGTGTAAATGCTCATGGGGAAGCTGATAGAAGAGTGAATCAGCTTGAGCTTAATCCACATGTGCTTGCTGCTGTAATGAGTGTTGTGGAGGATGACAATCCTGAGTAA
- the LOC123897127 gene encoding uncharacterized protein LOC123897127 isoform X6 — translation MDHQNVGHHQVDQNLRPIVEPYLPQNPHFNQAVPLIGQNLMPIIVYQPYHIPLAVPLIGQNLMPIIVYQPYHIPLAVPLIGQNLMPIIVYQPYHIPLAESQNLNPMAQPYFPQPYHIPLAESQNLNPMAQPYLGSENIPGPSHAQTQAGPSQPQNEKPRGLPHVPAGRDYVIKPGHMFSKRYEDLFPEQYKDCANCRPNNNHFSFRANLVQPEDICVRCLVAVGHWSKDLYADYIDVKKQNSAFSAHSKITYKTELCKFHPNCNEGVDCVNAHGEADRRVNQLELNPHVLAAVMSVVEDDNPE, via the exons ATGGATCATCAGAATGTAGGTCATCATCAGGTAGACCAGAACCTTAGGCCTATAGTGGAGCCATACCTCCCCCAAAATCCTCACTTTAATCAAG CTGTTCCGTTGATTGGCCAAAATCTGATGCCAATAATAGTCTATCAGCCATATCATATTCCTTTGG CTGTTCCGTTGATTGGCCAAAATCTGATGCCAATAATAGTCTATCAGCCATATCATATTCCTTTGG CTGTTCCATTGATTGGCCAAAATCTGATGCCAATAATAGTCTATCAGCCATATCATATTCCTTTAG CAGAATCTCAGAATTTAAATCCTATGGCCCAACCGTACTTTCCACAACCATATCATATTCCTTTAG CAGAATCTCAGAATTTAAATCCTATGGCCCAACCCTACTTAGGATCTGAGAACATACCGGGACCCTCTCATGCCCAAACTCAAGCTGGACCGTCACAACCTCAAAATGAGAAGCCAAGAGGCTTACCTCACGTACCTGCAG GAAGAGACTATGTGATCAAGCCTGGTCATATGTTCTCAAAACGTTACGAAGATTTGTTTCCAGAACAGTACAAAGATTGTGCTAACTGTAGGCCAAACAACAATCATTTTTCGTTTCGTGCAAATTTGGTGCAGCCGGAGGACATTTGCGTTCGGTGTTTAGTTGCTGTTGGGCACTGGTCCAAAGACCTATATGCTGATTATATTGATGTGAAGAAACAAAATAGTGCTTTCTCAGCCCATTCGAAG ATTACATACAAAACAGAGTTATGTAAGTTTCATCCCAACTGCAATGAAGGTGTTGATTGTGTAAATGCTCATGGGGAAGCTGATAGAAGAGTGAATCAGCTTGAGCTTAATCCACATGTGCTTGCTGCTGTAATGAGTGTTGTGGAGGATGACAATCCTGAGTAA
- the LOC123897127 gene encoding uncharacterized protein LOC123897127 isoform X3, giving the protein MDLMGGHGILKRCQEIHTILSFKKKTHINSFTGVKKFTQSSLSRRKLTSILSQFQKMDHQNVGHHQVDQNLRPIVEPYLPQNPHFNQAVPLIGQNLMPIIVYQPYHIPLAVPLIGQNLMPIIVYQPYHIPLAVPLIGQNLMPIIVYQPYHIPLAESQNLNPMAQPYFPQPYHIPLESQNLNPMAQPYLGSENIPGPSHAQTQAGPSQPQNEKPRGLPHVPAGRDYVIKPGHMFSKRYEDLFPEQYKDCANCRPNNNHFSFRANLVQPEDICVRCLVAVGHWSKDLYADYIDVKKQNSAFSAHSKITYKTELCKFHPNCNEGVDCVNAHGEADRRVNQLELNPHVLAAVMSVVEDDNPE; this is encoded by the exons GTGTCAAGAAATTCACACAATCCTCTCTTTCAAGAAGAAAACTCACATCAATTCTTTCACAG TTTCAAAAAATGGATCATCAGAATGTAGGTCATCATCAGGTAGACCAGAACCTTAGGCCTATAGTGGAGCCATACCTCCCCCAAAATCCTCACTTTAATCAAG CTGTTCCGTTGATTGGCCAAAATCTGATGCCAATAATAGTCTATCAGCCATATCATATTCCTTTGG CTGTTCCGTTGATTGGCCAAAATCTGATGCCAATAATAGTCTATCAGCCATATCATATTCCTTTGG CTGTTCCATTGATTGGCCAAAATCTGATGCCAATAATAGTCTATCAGCCATATCATATTCCTTTAG CAGAATCTCAGAATTTAAATCCTATGGCCCAACCGTACTTTCCACAACCATATCATATTCCTTTAG AATCTCAGAATTTAAATCCTATGGCCCAACCCTACTTAGGATCTGAGAACATACCGGGACCCTCTCATGCCCAAACTCAAGCTGGACCGTCACAACCTCAAAATGAGAAGCCAAGAGGCTTACCTCACGTACCTGCAG GAAGAGACTATGTGATCAAGCCTGGTCATATGTTCTCAAAACGTTACGAAGATTTGTTTCCAGAACAGTACAAAGATTGTGCTAACTGTAGGCCAAACAACAATCATTTTTCGTTTCGTGCAAATTTGGTGCAGCCGGAGGACATTTGCGTTCGGTGTTTAGTTGCTGTTGGGCACTGGTCCAAAGACCTATATGCTGATTATATTGATGTGAAGAAACAAAATAGTGCTTTCTCAGCCCATTCGAAG ATTACATACAAAACAGAGTTATGTAAGTTTCATCCCAACTGCAATGAAGGTGTTGATTGTGTAAATGCTCATGGGGAAGCTGATAGAAGAGTGAATCAGCTTGAGCTTAATCCACATGTGCTTGCTGCTGTAATGAGTGTTGTGGAGGATGACAATCCTGAGTAA
- the LOC123897127 gene encoding uncharacterized protein LOC123897127 isoform X4, whose amino-acid sequence MDLMGGHGILKRCQEIHTILSFKKKTHINSFTGVKKFTQSSLSRRKLTSILSQFQKMDHQNVGHHQVDQNLRPIVEPYLPQNPHFNQAVPLIGQNLMPIIVYQPYHIPLAVPLIGQNLMPIIVYQPYHIPLAVPLIGQNLMPIIVYQPYHIPLESQNLNPMAQPYFPQPYHIPLESQNLNPMAQPYLGSENIPGPSHAQTQAGPSQPQNEKPRGLPHVPAGRDYVIKPGHMFSKRYEDLFPEQYKDCANCRPNNNHFSFRANLVQPEDICVRCLVAVGHWSKDLYADYIDVKKQNSAFSAHSKITYKTELCKFHPNCNEGVDCVNAHGEADRRVNQLELNPHVLAAVMSVVEDDNPE is encoded by the exons GTGTCAAGAAATTCACACAATCCTCTCTTTCAAGAAGAAAACTCACATCAATTCTTTCACAG TTTCAAAAAATGGATCATCAGAATGTAGGTCATCATCAGGTAGACCAGAACCTTAGGCCTATAGTGGAGCCATACCTCCCCCAAAATCCTCACTTTAATCAAG CTGTTCCGTTGATTGGCCAAAATCTGATGCCAATAATAGTCTATCAGCCATATCATATTCCTTTGG CTGTTCCGTTGATTGGCCAAAATCTGATGCCAATAATAGTCTATCAGCCATATCATATTCCTTTGG CTGTTCCATTGATTGGCCAAAATCTGATGCCAATAATAGTCTATCAGCCATATCATATTCCTTTAG AATCTCAGAATTTAAATCCTATGGCCCAACCGTACTTTCCACAACCATATCATATTCCTTTAG AATCTCAGAATTTAAATCCTATGGCCCAACCCTACTTAGGATCTGAGAACATACCGGGACCCTCTCATGCCCAAACTCAAGCTGGACCGTCACAACCTCAAAATGAGAAGCCAAGAGGCTTACCTCACGTACCTGCAG GAAGAGACTATGTGATCAAGCCTGGTCATATGTTCTCAAAACGTTACGAAGATTTGTTTCCAGAACAGTACAAAGATTGTGCTAACTGTAGGCCAAACAACAATCATTTTTCGTTTCGTGCAAATTTGGTGCAGCCGGAGGACATTTGCGTTCGGTGTTTAGTTGCTGTTGGGCACTGGTCCAAAGACCTATATGCTGATTATATTGATGTGAAGAAACAAAATAGTGCTTTCTCAGCCCATTCGAAG ATTACATACAAAACAGAGTTATGTAAGTTTCATCCCAACTGCAATGAAGGTGTTGATTGTGTAAATGCTCATGGGGAAGCTGATAGAAGAGTGAATCAGCTTGAGCTTAATCCACATGTGCTTGCTGCTGTAATGAGTGTTGTGGAGGATGACAATCCTGAGTAA
- the LOC123897127 gene encoding uncharacterized protein LOC123897127 isoform X2 translates to MDLMGGHGILKRCQEIHTILSFKKKTHINSFTGVKKFTQSSLSRRKLTSILSQFQKMDHQNVGHHQVDQNLRPIVEPYLPQNPHFNQAVPLIGQNLMPIIVYQPYHIPLAVPLIGQNLMPIIVYQPYHIPLAVPLIGQNLMPIIVYQPYHIPLESQNLNPMAQPYFPQPYHIPLAESQNLNPMAQPYLGSENIPGPSHAQTQAGPSQPQNEKPRGLPHVPAGRDYVIKPGHMFSKRYEDLFPEQYKDCANCRPNNNHFSFRANLVQPEDICVRCLVAVGHWSKDLYADYIDVKKQNSAFSAHSKITYKTELCKFHPNCNEGVDCVNAHGEADRRVNQLELNPHVLAAVMSVVEDDNPE, encoded by the exons GTGTCAAGAAATTCACACAATCCTCTCTTTCAAGAAGAAAACTCACATCAATTCTTTCACAG TTTCAAAAAATGGATCATCAGAATGTAGGTCATCATCAGGTAGACCAGAACCTTAGGCCTATAGTGGAGCCATACCTCCCCCAAAATCCTCACTTTAATCAAG CTGTTCCGTTGATTGGCCAAAATCTGATGCCAATAATAGTCTATCAGCCATATCATATTCCTTTGG CTGTTCCGTTGATTGGCCAAAATCTGATGCCAATAATAGTCTATCAGCCATATCATATTCCTTTGG CTGTTCCATTGATTGGCCAAAATCTGATGCCAATAATAGTCTATCAGCCATATCATATTCCTTTAG AATCTCAGAATTTAAATCCTATGGCCCAACCGTACTTTCCACAACCATATCATATTCCTTTAG CAGAATCTCAGAATTTAAATCCTATGGCCCAACCCTACTTAGGATCTGAGAACATACCGGGACCCTCTCATGCCCAAACTCAAGCTGGACCGTCACAACCTCAAAATGAGAAGCCAAGAGGCTTACCTCACGTACCTGCAG GAAGAGACTATGTGATCAAGCCTGGTCATATGTTCTCAAAACGTTACGAAGATTTGTTTCCAGAACAGTACAAAGATTGTGCTAACTGTAGGCCAAACAACAATCATTTTTCGTTTCGTGCAAATTTGGTGCAGCCGGAGGACATTTGCGTTCGGTGTTTAGTTGCTGTTGGGCACTGGTCCAAAGACCTATATGCTGATTATATTGATGTGAAGAAACAAAATAGTGCTTTCTCAGCCCATTCGAAG ATTACATACAAAACAGAGTTATGTAAGTTTCATCCCAACTGCAATGAAGGTGTTGATTGTGTAAATGCTCATGGGGAAGCTGATAGAAGAGTGAATCAGCTTGAGCTTAATCCACATGTGCTTGCTGCTGTAATGAGTGTTGTGGAGGATGACAATCCTGAGTAA